A region from the Pseudonocardia petroleophila genome encodes:
- a CDS encoding ABC transporter ATP-binding protein, giving the protein MSPRAEPVGVHPPAGRHGQRGRDVGAAGPAPMSVRNLHKAFGSFKILRGLDLEFHDNAITTILGPSGTGKSVLIKHLVGLLEPDQGEVVIFGQDMWRITERERYELRKRFGVLFQDGALFGSMNMYDNTAFPLRKHTDMSESDIREIVMSNLVEVGLEAAVGKFPSEVSGGMRKRAGFARALVMNPDIVLFDEPDSGLDPVRTSLLCDLILKIHAEHGGCYMIVTHDIRSAKKVSDYVGLIWQGNVVHYGDAAGAFSSEDPFVRQFLAGESAGPLGMD; this is encoded by the coding sequence ATGTCCCCCCGAGCCGAACCAGTCGGTGTCCACCCGCCAGCAGGCCGTCACGGCCAGCGCGGGCGGGACGTCGGTGCCGCCGGGCCGGCGCCCATGTCGGTGCGCAACCTGCACAAGGCCTTCGGGTCCTTCAAGATCCTCCGGGGCCTCGACCTGGAGTTCCACGACAACGCGATCACGACGATCCTCGGGCCGTCCGGTACCGGGAAGAGCGTCCTGATCAAGCACCTGGTCGGGCTCCTGGAGCCCGACCAGGGCGAGGTCGTGATCTTCGGCCAGGACATGTGGCGGATCACCGAGCGCGAGCGCTACGAGCTGCGCAAGCGCTTCGGCGTGCTGTTCCAGGACGGCGCCCTGTTCGGGTCGATGAACATGTACGACAACACGGCCTTCCCGCTGCGCAAGCACACCGACATGTCCGAGAGCGACATCCGGGAGATTGTGATGTCGAACCTGGTGGAGGTGGGCCTGGAGGCGGCGGTCGGGAAGTTCCCGAGCGAGGTCTCCGGTGGGATGCGCAAGCGCGCCGGCTTCGCCCGCGCACTGGTGATGAACCCCGACATCGTGCTCTTCGACGAGCCGGACTCCGGTCTCGACCCGGTCCGCACCAGCCTGCTCTGCGACCTGATCCTGAAGATCCACGCGGAGCACGGCGGTTGCTACATGATCGTGACCCACGACATCAGATCGGCGAAGAAGGTCAGTGACTACGTCGGCCTGATCTGGCAGGGCAACGTCGTGCACTACGGCGACGCGGCCGGTGCGTTCTCCTCCGAGGACCCGTTCGTCCGCCAGTTCCTCGCTGGCGAGTCCGCCGGACCCCTGGGGATGGACTGA
- a CDS encoding MlaD family protein → MQRILTAMVAAVLVLATTAAGVMSFNGPYRVTVMLDNAANLIEGSLIKVNGFDAGTIESLDVVDGRAQLSLVLDREYAPLHDGATAAIVWKALLGERLVNLTDGPVGNAEIPSGGMLMGEQPSPVELDTVLAALDPPTRATLNSLTRNLDETLSGSEADLNATLRTAGPAIGALGDVLRGLGTDGEAVRQLVTRLNETMTILARRDGDVSRVVDQLGGAVDQIVAQREALGESLRELPPTLRQARTTLDSVPGTVEEVTPLLGALAPATARLPGVAADLRPLLSDLRPAIADLRPTLDSASELLQFTPGLLDSGTATVPAIEETVAGITPALAFLRPYTPELAGFLTNWNSANANFDRNGHYARIYVTAGAENVNVNPGVLPPGTTKNLAPLPGELVGQPWTDAFGEGMR, encoded by the coding sequence GTGCAGCGGATCCTCACCGCGATGGTGGCCGCAGTACTCGTACTGGCCACCACCGCAGCCGGAGTCATGTCGTTCAACGGCCCCTACCGGGTCACGGTCATGCTCGACAATGCGGCCAACCTTATCGAGGGCAGCCTGATCAAGGTCAACGGCTTCGACGCCGGGACCATCGAGTCGTTGGACGTGGTGGACGGTCGGGCCCAGCTCTCGCTCGTGCTTGATCGAGAGTACGCCCCGCTGCACGACGGCGCCACCGCAGCCATCGTCTGGAAGGCCCTGCTCGGCGAGCGGTTGGTCAACCTGACCGACGGGCCGGTGGGTAACGCGGAGATCCCCTCCGGCGGGATGCTGATGGGCGAGCAGCCCTCCCCGGTCGAGCTCGACACCGTGCTGGCCGCTCTCGACCCGCCGACCCGGGCGACGCTCAACTCGCTGACCCGAAACCTGGACGAGACGCTGAGCGGCAGCGAGGCCGATCTCAACGCCACGTTGCGCACCGCGGGCCCGGCGATCGGAGCCCTCGGTGACGTGTTGCGCGGCCTCGGAACCGACGGTGAGGCCGTGCGCCAGCTGGTCACCCGGCTCAACGAGACGATGACGATCCTGGCTCGCCGTGATGGCGACGTGTCCCGTGTGGTCGACCAACTCGGTGGCGCGGTCGACCAGATCGTGGCGCAGCGCGAGGCGCTCGGCGAGAGCCTCCGGGAGCTGCCTCCCACGCTCCGGCAGGCCCGCACCACGCTGGACAGCGTGCCCGGCACGGTCGAGGAGGTGACACCGCTGCTCGGAGCCCTCGCACCGGCCACCGCGCGGCTCCCCGGTGTCGCCGCCGACCTGCGGCCCCTGCTCAGCGATCTCCGACCGGCCATCGCCGATCTCCGGCCGACCCTCGACTCCGCGTCGGAGCTGCTGCAGTTCACCCCCGGTCTGCTCGACAGCGGCACCGCGACGGTGCCCGCCATCGAGGAGACCGTCGCCGGGATCACGCCGGCCCTGGCCTTCCTGCGGCCGTACACGCCCGAGCTGGCCGGCTTCCTGACCAACTGGAACTCGGCGAACGCCAACTTCGACCGCAACGGTCACTACGCGCGCATCTACGTCACAGCGGGCGCGGAGAACGTGAACGTCAACCCGGGCGTGCTGCCTCCGGGTACGACCAAGAACCTGGCGCCGCTGCCCGGTGAGCTGGTCGGCCAGCCCTGGACGGACGCTTTCGGAGAGGGAATGCGATGA
- a CDS encoding MlaD family protein yields the protein MATENPSARGMIVVAEFDSAGPLLTRNEVKVDGVVIGEVQDTIIDGDHADVVLDLDPSALPLYRDATATIRPISLLGERYVDLERGTPGTAEMAAGDVIPRHRTGTNVDLDEILNTVDEPTGESLAFLVTTLGDGLRDNGGNVDAALQALAPALRDTEGLTSVLEDQNVLLGSLVDQVEPVAGALAADGGASLDQLVASADRLLAASTRQQEALDQTLAELPGALRSARTTLDELAGTAEQTTPTLRSLRPVTDDLTEISGELRTFADSLDPALAQADPVLQEARKLLEEAQPVAADLRTASPDLRTASSSARPLVEDLTANLDNVLNFVRYWALTTNGYDGISHYFRAHIIVNQDTVTNFLPQALPVPPLFGTPPLIGGEQPGSDVPGTSTSPPAGGSLLEAPGPDDDGATGLTPEQESGMLGSLLGGGS from the coding sequence ATGGCCACGGAGAACCCGTCGGCCCGGGGCATGATCGTGGTGGCCGAGTTCGACTCGGCCGGCCCGCTGCTCACGCGCAACGAGGTCAAGGTCGACGGTGTGGTGATCGGCGAGGTGCAGGACACGATCATCGACGGCGACCACGCCGACGTGGTGCTCGACCTCGACCCCTCGGCGCTGCCGCTCTACCGGGACGCGACGGCCACCATCCGGCCGATCAGCCTCCTCGGCGAGCGATACGTGGACCTCGAGCGGGGCACACCCGGTACGGCCGAGATGGCCGCCGGGGACGTCATCCCGCGCCACCGGACCGGTACGAACGTCGACCTCGACGAGATCCTCAACACCGTCGACGAACCGACCGGCGAGTCGCTGGCCTTCCTGGTCACCACGCTCGGTGACGGGCTGCGCGACAACGGTGGCAACGTCGATGCCGCGCTGCAGGCGCTGGCCCCGGCGCTGCGCGACACGGAGGGGCTGACGTCCGTCCTGGAGGACCAGAACGTCCTGCTCGGTTCCCTGGTCGACCAGGTCGAGCCGGTGGCCGGGGCGTTGGCCGCCGACGGGGGCGCGTCGCTGGACCAGCTGGTGGCCTCCGCCGACCGGCTGCTGGCGGCGAGCACTCGTCAACAGGAGGCACTCGACCAGACCCTGGCCGAGCTGCCTGGGGCGCTGCGCTCCGCGCGGACCACCCTGGACGAGCTCGCCGGCACCGCCGAGCAGACGACCCCGACGCTGCGCTCGCTGCGCCCGGTCACCGATGACCTCACGGAGATCTCCGGCGAGCTGCGGACCTTCGCCGACTCGCTCGACCCGGCGCTGGCCCAGGCCGACCCGGTGCTGCAGGAGGCCCGCAAGCTCCTGGAGGAGGCCCAGCCGGTCGCGGCCGACCTGCGCACGGCCTCACCCGACCTGCGCACGGCCTCGTCCTCGGCCCGCCCACTGGTCGAGGACCTCACCGCCAACCTCGACAACGTCCTGAACTTCGTCCGCTACTGGGCACTGACCACCAACGGCTACGACGGGATCTCGCACTACTTCCGGGCGCACATCATCGTCAACCAGGACACGGTGACGAACTTCCTGCCGCAGGCCCTGCCCGTCCCGCCGCTGTTCGGCACCCCGCCGCTGATCGGTGGTGAGCAGCCCGGCAGCGACGTACCCGGCACGTCGACCAGCCCCCCGGCCGGTGGCTCGTTGCTGGAAGCGCCCGGCCCGGACGACGACGGTGCCACCGGACTGACCCCTGAACAGGAGAGTGGCATGCTCGGCTCGCTACTGGGAGGCGGCTCGTGA
- a CDS encoding MlaD family protein — protein sequence MRLLQKAFNSRGSALFIGITVVVLFVASVVFAFSAQYGIPGATVTMVRASFDDVGALRRGDDVRIASARVGTVDSIEYSEALGAVAVLKLDGDRPIYRDSSAATASVGARSALGQKFVDLDPGSESAGPLGEDEVIPKRVTRGAQEVSDLFNVFDQPTRTALGSTLRELGGGLAGRSDDLADAFRTSPDLLPDLGTVSRSLSTDDGADLVGLLRSAETLAGRFEGREQEIASLMTNLSTTLDAVAVDDAAPFEQILQKAPGTLRDVRSALDTLNGPLADTRVAVTDLRPGAEALGLATPDVRGVLREGVGPLDRVPGVADVAEPALGDLTALMSDARPLTPRLVQTLREAAPLLADAAPFSPEISQFFTNATSALNDGDAAGHWLRFFPIVSAESVSGVLPVEDPTVARNGDPEPGELETDRQPLPLLGGRN from the coding sequence GTGAGACTCCTCCAGAAGGCCTTCAACTCCCGCGGTTCGGCCCTGTTCATCGGTATCACGGTCGTGGTCCTGTTCGTCGCCTCCGTGGTGTTCGCATTCTCGGCGCAGTACGGGATCCCCGGCGCGACCGTGACGATGGTCCGGGCCTCGTTCGACGACGTCGGCGCCCTGCGCCGCGGTGACGACGTCCGGATCGCCAGCGCCCGGGTCGGCACGGTCGACTCCATCGAGTACTCCGAGGCACTGGGCGCGGTCGCCGTGCTGAAGCTGGACGGGGACCGCCCTATCTACCGCGACTCCAGCGCGGCGACCGCATCGGTCGGCGCCCGGTCGGCACTGGGCCAGAAGTTCGTCGACCTCGATCCCGGCAGCGAGAGCGCCGGGCCGCTCGGCGAGGACGAGGTCATCCCCAAGCGCGTCACCCGCGGCGCGCAGGAGGTCAGTGACCTGTTCAACGTGTTCGACCAGCCGACCCGCACGGCACTGGGATCGACGCTGCGCGAGCTCGGCGGCGGCCTCGCCGGCCGATCCGACGACCTGGCCGACGCCTTCCGCACCTCCCCCGACCTGCTTCCCGACCTGGGCACGGTGTCCCGGTCGTTGAGTACCGACGACGGCGCCGACCTGGTCGGCCTGCTGCGGTCGGCCGAGACCCTCGCCGGCCGCTTCGAGGGCCGCGAACAGGAAATCGCCTCCCTCATGACGAACCTCAGCACCACGCTCGACGCCGTCGCTGTGGACGACGCCGCGCCGTTCGAGCAGATCCTGCAGAAGGCTCCGGGAACCCTGCGGGACGTGCGTTCCGCGCTGGACACACTCAACGGCCCGCTCGCGGACACCCGGGTGGCGGTCACCGACCTGCGGCCGGGCGCGGAGGCGCTCGGCCTGGCCACCCCGGATGTGCGGGGCGTGCTGCGTGAAGGCGTCGGACCGCTCGACCGGGTGCCGGGCGTCGCCGACGTGGCGGAGCCTGCGCTGGGAGACCTGACCGCCCTGATGTCCGACGCCCGGCCGCTGACCCCCAGGCTGGTGCAGACGCTGCGGGAGGCCGCGCCACTGCTGGCCGATGCCGCTCCGTTCTCCCCGGAGATCTCGCAGTTCTTCACCAACGCGACGAGCGCGCTCAACGACGGTGACGCGGCGGGCCACTGGCTGCGCTTCTTCCCGATCGTGTCGGCGGAATCGGTGTCCGGTGTGCTGCCGGTCGAGGACCCGACGGTCGCCCGCAACGGGGACCCGGAGCCCGGTGAGCTCGAGACCGACCGCCAGCCGCTCCCGCTGCTGGGGGGCCGGAACTGA
- a CDS encoding MlaD family protein: protein MTATTFRSRRTLSPAGIGILVTIVLLLLGVALFSKAQILTWLSPGDTIRANFSQDYRMRAYQTPVKIAGVPVGVVTGVERADDGSALVEMKLDPGEKDKLGSAPSAEIRATTLLGGNYYLELSPGGDRGELQGDIPIDRTEVPVELDRVAAALQPDALLGLQRSTGYLDDTLSQGGSEALQDLARTAPDTLGPAGGVLQAVRGTRPEVDLTELVQGLESASRALSENNGQLDDVVTGLEALSGVLDRRGGDIAASLRNTPETLRIANAGLRDLDGTLAELRDTAGPALPVVEELDELLETAEPVLEEARPVVADLRGLLVDARPLVDDLVPATQDLTTVLDNLEGPVLDRVNGPVLDTINSGFDGTGPYEGGGGDNPFYTELAYMVTNLDSASALTDENGAVIGFNPGVNGGSIAGLPGVSVEQLFANLAQFQEIQR from the coding sequence ATGACCGCCACCACGTTCCGCAGCCGCCGGACGCTGTCGCCTGCCGGTATCGGCATCCTGGTCACCATCGTCCTGCTTCTTCTGGGTGTGGCGCTGTTCAGCAAGGCGCAGATCCTCACCTGGCTCAGCCCCGGTGACACGATCCGGGCGAACTTCAGCCAGGACTACCGGATGCGCGCCTACCAGACCCCGGTCAAGATCGCCGGGGTGCCGGTCGGCGTGGTCACCGGGGTCGAGCGCGCGGACGACGGCTCAGCGCTGGTCGAGATGAAGCTCGACCCGGGGGAGAAGGATAAACTCGGCTCCGCTCCGAGCGCCGAGATCCGCGCCACCACCCTGCTCGGCGGCAACTACTACCTGGAGCTCTCTCCCGGCGGCGACCGGGGCGAGCTGCAGGGCGACATCCCGATCGACCGCACCGAGGTACCGGTCGAACTGGACCGGGTGGCGGCGGCACTGCAGCCGGATGCCCTCCTCGGGCTGCAGCGCAGCACCGGCTACCTCGACGACACCCTGTCCCAGGGTGGGTCAGAGGCACTGCAGGATCTCGCGCGGACCGCCCCCGACACCCTCGGTCCGGCCGGCGGGGTGCTGCAGGCCGTGCGCGGCACCCGGCCGGAGGTCGATCTGACCGAGCTCGTTCAGGGACTGGAGTCCGCGTCGCGCGCGCTGTCGGAGAACAACGGCCAGCTCGACGACGTCGTCACCGGGTTGGAGGCGCTCTCCGGCGTGCTCGACCGGCGTGGCGGTGACATCGCCGCGTCCCTGCGCAACACGCCCGAGACGCTGCGCATCGCCAACGCCGGCCTGCGCGACCTCGACGGGACACTGGCCGAGCTGCGGGACACGGCGGGACCGGCGCTACCGGTCGTGGAGGAGCTCGACGAGCTGCTCGAAACGGCCGAGCCCGTCCTGGAGGAGGCCCGACCGGTGGTCGCCGACCTGCGCGGCCTGCTCGTGGACGCCCGCCCGCTGGTCGACGATCTCGTCCCGGCCACGCAGGACCTCACCACCGTGCTGGACAACCTGGAGGGCCCCGTGCTCGACCGGGTGAACGGCCCGGTGCTGGACACCATCAACTCCGGCTTCGACGGGACCGGCCCCTACGAGGGCGGTGGCGGCGACAACCCGTTCTACACCGAGCTGGCCTACATGGTCACCAACCTCGACAGCGCCTCGGCCCTCACCGACGAGAACGGTGCGGTCATCGGCTTCAACCCCGGGGTCAACGGCGGCAGCATCGCTGGGCTGCCCGGCGTCAGCGTCGAGCAGCTGTTCGCCAACCTCGCCCAGTTCCAGGAGATCCAGCGATGA
- a CDS encoding MlaD family protein, translated as MSTTRRSQGRLARMWSHARSEPGLFRNIVIMAALIVLGLGVGGYILSQQRFNPPWQNDLVFEATFEATPAISPGNGQEVRIAGVAVGDIREARVSDDGDAVLTLAVSADYPVFDNARVVLRPKSPLNEMYVEVSPGGPPGVPLEDGAVLPVGQSSEPVQIDEVTGYLDDNARYALTSLLSESDTALVNAPATLPDGLRGADAVLTDLQPVVAELDARRDKIARLVTALSQISSALGRDDERISRLAASLQTTLTTVAGQSEPLDDALAQLPDLDAQLRAATQGVSELAGELDPALVNLREATEVLPGALSRTNDSVERLDTTLDTLTPVIAAARPVVGDLRPVVGDLNASLDDLVPISERLEPVTAGLVPYLTDLQAFVYNTNSVTSLRDANRGILRGLLQVSPTTLPLPLQGLATPTPR; from the coding sequence ATGAGCACCACGCGCCGCTCACAGGGGCGGCTCGCCCGGATGTGGTCCCACGCACGCAGCGAACCGGGTCTGTTCCGCAACATCGTGATCATGGCCGCGCTGATCGTGCTCGGCCTAGGGGTTGGCGGCTACATCCTGAGCCAGCAGCGGTTCAACCCGCCGTGGCAGAACGACCTGGTCTTTGAAGCCACGTTCGAGGCCACGCCGGCGATCAGTCCCGGCAACGGGCAGGAGGTGCGGATCGCCGGCGTGGCTGTCGGCGACATCCGCGAGGCGCGGGTGTCCGACGACGGTGACGCGGTGCTCACCCTCGCGGTGTCGGCCGACTACCCGGTCTTCGACAACGCGCGGGTCGTCCTGCGACCCAAGAGCCCGCTCAACGAGATGTACGTCGAGGTCAGCCCGGGAGGCCCGCCCGGCGTCCCGCTGGAGGACGGCGCGGTGCTGCCCGTCGGGCAGTCCTCGGAGCCGGTGCAGATCGACGAGGTGACCGGCTACCTGGACGACAACGCCCGCTATGCCCTCACCTCCCTGCTGTCGGAGTCCGACACGGCGCTGGTCAACGCGCCCGCCACGCTGCCCGACGGGTTGCGCGGCGCGGACGCGGTGCTCACCGATCTGCAGCCGGTGGTGGCCGAGCTGGACGCGCGCCGAGACAAGATCGCCCGGCTGGTCACCGCGCTGAGCCAGATCTCCTCGGCGTTGGGCCGCGACGACGAGCGGATCTCACGCCTGGCCGCGAGCCTACAGACGACCCTGACCACCGTGGCCGGGCAGAGTGAGCCGTTGGACGACGCGCTCGCCCAGCTGCCGGACCTCGACGCCCAGCTGCGTGCGGCGACGCAGGGCGTGAGCGAGCTGGCCGGTGAGCTCGATCCTGCGCTGGTCAACCTCCGGGAGGCCACCGAGGTGCTGCCCGGGGCGCTCTCCCGCACGAACGACTCCGTCGAGCGGCTGGACACGACTCTGGACACCCTCACCCCGGTGATCGCGGCGGCCCGACCGGTGGTCGGTGACCTGCGGCCCGTGGTGGGCGACCTGAACGCCAGCCTGGACGACCTGGTGCCCATCTCCGAGCGGCTGGAACCGGTCACCGCGGGCCTGGTCCCGTACCTGACCGACCTACAGGCCTTCGTCTACAACACGAACTCGGTGACCAGCCTGCGCGACGCCAACCGGGGGATCCTGCGCGGCCTGCTGCAGGTGTCGCCGACCACGCTCCCGCTTCCGCTCCAGGGTCTCGCGACCCCGACCCCGCGATAG
- a CDS encoding MlaD family protein, producing the protein MRIPLFMVPILRTLVVAAFVGLSAFIFGFLWLNSGGTIPGISQAGYRVSLAMDDVDNLVPQSDVRQAGVVIGRVQTVEVEDGSAVVTLDLDDGAGPLHEGVTVTIRNKTLVEESYADVADGSGAEIARDSILPRSAARSSVQLDDVLTSLDQPTRDALGRTIRSAAVVTDGSREDIADAVAGLGALGREGGSALDALAAQSQDLVEVTGNTTALLQALDTGQGRITGLVRDTDRITQVVTDNRTDLEAVLRELPGVLDTAQNASGSLKTLAGSLAPVAANLEAAAPDLSAALAELPATSADLRGLLPSLDTTLERAPDTLSRVGGFTDVTRDLIPTLQVNLSDLNPALAYLRPYGKDTALWFAGLSQTLGVSADGNGTALRAFVVVNEKSVNQPLNTQFGPLEKYNPYPEAGGNSDPQRSFEGEYPRVERDPVPEN; encoded by the coding sequence ATGCGCATACCTCTGTTCATGGTGCCGATCCTGCGGACCCTCGTCGTCGCGGCATTCGTGGGTCTCTCGGCATTCATCTTCGGATTCCTCTGGCTCAACTCCGGCGGCACCATCCCCGGCATCTCGCAGGCCGGCTACCGCGTGTCGCTGGCGATGGACGACGTGGACAACCTGGTGCCGCAGTCCGACGTCCGGCAGGCCGGTGTCGTGATCGGCCGGGTGCAGACCGTCGAGGTGGAGGACGGCTCCGCGGTCGTCACCCTGGACCTCGACGACGGCGCCGGGCCGCTGCACGAGGGCGTCACGGTGACGATCCGCAACAAGACGCTGGTGGAGGAGTCCTATGCCGACGTCGCCGACGGCTCCGGCGCGGAGATCGCCAGGGACTCGATCCTGCCGCGCAGCGCCGCCCGGTCGAGCGTCCAGCTCGACGACGTGCTGACCAGCCTCGACCAGCCCACCCGGGACGCGCTGGGCCGTACCATCCGATCCGCGGCGGTGGTCACCGACGGGTCCCGCGAGGACATCGCCGACGCCGTGGCCGGGCTCGGCGCGCTGGGTCGTGAGGGCGGCAGCGCCCTCGACGCGCTGGCTGCCCAGTCGCAGGACCTCGTCGAGGTCACCGGCAACACGACCGCCCTGTTGCAGGCGCTCGACACCGGGCAGGGCCGGATCACCGGCCTGGTCCGCGACACCGACCGGATCACCCAGGTGGTGACCGACAACCGGACCGATCTCGAGGCCGTGCTGCGTGAGCTGCCGGGCGTGCTGGACACCGCGCAGAACGCCAGCGGCAGTCTGAAGACGCTCGCCGGCTCGCTGGCCCCGGTGGCGGCGAACCTGGAGGCCGCCGCGCCGGACCTGTCCGCTGCGCTGGCCGAACTGCCGGCGACATCGGCGGACCTCCGGGGTCTGCTGCCCTCGCTCGACACCACTCTCGAACGAGCCCCGGACACCCTGAGCCGGGTGGGCGGCTTCACCGACGTGACCCGGGATCTCATCCCGACGTTGCAGGTCAACCTGTCGGACCTGAACCCGGCTCTGGCCTACCTGCGCCCCTACGGCAAGGACACGGCGCTGTGGTTCGCCGGGCTGTCCCAGACCCTCGGAGTGTCGGCTGACGGGAACGGGACGGCGCTGCGCGCCTTCGTCGTCGTCAACGAGAAGTCGGTGAACCAGCCGCTGAACACCCAGTTCGGTCCGCTGGAGAAGTACAACCCGTACCCCGAGGCGGGCGGCAACTCCGACCCGCAGCGGTCCTTCGAAGGTGAGTACCCGCGGGTCGAGCGGGACCCCGTCCCGGAGAACTGA
- a CDS encoding MMPL family transporter encodes MVRIGWRRWVAGLLVVGLVGAVLLGLLRLRVDTGVNSVVVPDDPAAVALTEVGSSFGGDPVVVLLESAQPRQLLSGDALPALLKLEGQLARTPDVAAVYGPATVLNQVAGRAQELLAELSGYRDGVRAAAAERVTAEGGTDAAAQAAAAAAVAEFDQRYGTLIVQGLPGGLPTLRNDEFVNSVIFGDGGEPRPQWRFVVPEASAVAVLVRPRQNLDQAGVERLVADVRGAVTASGLDTERVTVSGVPAVAAALGDRVRTEVPLLGGIALLAVGAWFLAVRWTERRHRVLPLAATAVGTVITLGIFGWVDRPLSLGVIAFLPVLIGVGSDFTTYLTTGASRRLVLVVGAATAASFGALAVSPIPTVRDLGVTLAVGISVAVITGVAVTWRRSVPAAAEPEPAHTPAPRGSMRTRIVAGAAAVVLAGAGWFALADLPLRADLQSFAGGLSVVDDAEHVEDLLGSSGEFTILLSGGGAATPEALEWMRAAEEAVITVEGDRLRPIISPPGLLGFLGETPTDGQLTSALRLLPRYLTGSVINSDRSLAVITFGTRLDDAEQLLDLRESVRSVLPPPPAGMQVELTGLPMVAVGSYETISADRYLANVLGIVVAGLVLALGLRKRSDAALAVIAAALATGWGLAAVWVAGIGLTPVTIAIGSLTAAVGCEFTVLAAEAARRNDRSLHRAVLLAAAASATGYAVLMFSKLSVVAQFGLLLAVSVGVAMGSAVFVVWLARISGPAEPLNTVDRDRRLVGVK; translated from the coding sequence GTGGTGCGGATCGGATGGCGCCGGTGGGTGGCCGGGCTGCTGGTGGTGGGCCTGGTCGGCGCGGTGTTGCTGGGCCTGCTGAGACTCCGCGTCGACACCGGCGTGAACTCCGTCGTCGTGCCCGACGACCCCGCCGCCGTCGCGCTCACCGAGGTCGGGTCGTCGTTCGGCGGTGACCCCGTCGTGGTGCTGCTGGAGTCCGCACAGCCGCGGCAGCTGCTCTCCGGCGACGCGTTGCCCGCCCTGCTCAAGTTGGAGGGGCAGCTGGCCCGCACCCCGGACGTGGCCGCGGTCTACGGCCCGGCCACGGTGCTCAACCAGGTGGCCGGCCGGGCGCAGGAGCTACTCGCCGAGCTGTCGGGCTACCGCGACGGGGTGCGTGCGGCCGCGGCCGAGCGGGTCACCGCCGAGGGCGGGACCGACGCAGCGGCCCAGGCCGCCGCGGCGGCCGCCGTGGCCGAGTTCGACCAGCGCTACGGGACGCTCATCGTGCAGGGGCTGCCCGGCGGACTGCCCACGCTGCGCAACGACGAGTTCGTCAACTCGGTGATCTTCGGCGACGGCGGCGAGCCGCGCCCGCAGTGGAGATTCGTGGTGCCGGAGGCCTCAGCGGTCGCGGTGCTCGTCAGGCCCCGCCAGAATCTGGATCAGGCTGGCGTGGAACGACTGGTCGCCGACGTCCGGGGCGCGGTCACGGCGTCGGGCCTGGACACCGAGCGGGTCACCGTGTCCGGGGTCCCGGCCGTCGCGGCCGCACTGGGCGACCGGGTCCGCACCGAGGTCCCCTTGCTCGGGGGCATCGCCCTACTGGCGGTCGGGGCCTGGTTCCTCGCCGTACGCTGGACAGAGCGGCGACACCGGGTGCTGCCGCTGGCGGCCACCGCGGTGGGCACCGTGATCACCCTGGGGATCTTCGGCTGGGTCGACCGCCCGCTGTCGTTGGGGGTCATCGCCTTCCTGCCGGTACTGATCGGCGTCGGAAGCGACTTCACCACCTACCTCACCACCGGTGCGTCGCGCCGACTGGTGCTGGTCGTCGGAGCGGCCACGGCCGCGAGCTTCGGAGCCCTGGCGGTCAGCCCGATCCCGACCGTGCGTGATCTCGGGGTCACGCTCGCCGTGGGCATCTCCGTCGCCGTAATCACCGGCGTGGCGGTGACCTGGCGGCGGTCGGTCCCCGCCGCGGCGGAGCCGGAACCGGCGCACACGCCGGCGCCGCGGGGCTCAATGCGGACCCGGATCGTCGCCGGAGCCGCCGCCGTGGTGCTCGCCGGGGCGGGCTGGTTCGCACTCGCCGATCTGCCCTTGCGCGCGGACCTGCAGAGTTTCGCCGGAGGCCTGTCCGTCGTCGACGACGCCGAGCACGTCGAGGACCTGCTCGGGTCGAGCGGGGAGTTCACGATCCTGCTGTCCGGCGGTGGAGCGGCGACCCCGGAGGCCCTGGAGTGGATGCGTGCCGCCGAGGAGGCGGTGATCACCGTCGAGGGGGACCGGCTGCGGCCGATCATCTCGCCGCCTGGCCTGCTGGGCTTTCTCGGCGAGACACCGACCGACGGCCAGCTCACCTCGGCGCTGCGGCTACTGCCGCGTTACCTGACCGGTAGCGTGATCAACTCGGATCGCTCGCTCGCAGTCATCACCTTCGGAACCCGGCTCGACGATGCGGAGCAGTTGCTGGACCTGCGGGAGTCCGTGCGTTCGGTGCTCCCGCCGCCTCCAGCGGGCATGCAGGTCGAGCTGACCGGCCTGCCGATGGTGGCCGTGGGGTCCTACGAGACGATCTCCGCGGACCGGTACCTGGCGAACGTGCTGGGAATCGTCGTCGCCGGGCTGGTCCTCGCGCTCGGTCTGCGAAAGCGCTCCGACGCTGCGCTCGCCGTGATCGCAGCCGCGCTGGCGACCGGATGGGGCCTGGCGGCGGTATGGGTCGCCGGAATCGGGCTGACACCGGTCACGATCGCGATCGGGTCGCTCACCGCGGCCGTCGGCTGCGAGTTCACGGTGCTGGCCGCGGAGGCGGCGCGGCGCAACGACCGATCGCTGCACCGCGCGGTGCTGCTCGCGGCCGCCGCGTCGGCCACCGGCTACGCCGTCCTGATGTTCTCCAAGTTGTCGGTGGTGGCCCAGTTCGGGCTGCTGCTCGCGGTGTCGGTGGGTGTCGCGATGGGTTCGGCGGTGTTCGTCGTATGGCTGGCCCGCATCTCGGGGCCGGCCGAGCCGTTGAACACCGTGGACCGTGACCGCCGTCTCGTGGGAGTGAAGTGA